One Campylobacter lari DNA segment encodes these proteins:
- a CDS encoding cytolethal distending toxin subunit A/C has protein sequence MQKIKFIMIFSAFVAFFIGCSSKEQLNPLGRSLGDVNDIDPLKIGKNPTPPAKQKTPALIEGKHFPAIPLVPPIVTTNTFKGDNPVKGPLPRLTSDNKFTSNALYENSGIASDFVTIMNPNGAALTVWALNPGNWIWGYNLFDSKPFGDARVWQLIEFPNNKVMIKNAKTNTCLNAYGNGIVHYPCDQSNFAQYWGLFPMSNGAYQIQNYATQQCIQTTVGNVMEEFYFNYYSIYLTPCLKSKEKNLDRQWSISAPAFQTRSPYVEGGVF, from the coding sequence ATGCAAAAAATTAAATTCATAATGATATTTAGTGCATTTGTAGCTTTTTTTATTGGATGTTCTTCTAAAGAGCAATTAAACCCTTTAGGACGTTCTTTGGGTGATGTAAATGATATTGATCCTTTAAAAATAGGTAAAAATCCAACGCCACCTGCCAAGCAAAAAACACCAGCTTTAATAGAAGGTAAGCATTTTCCTGCTATACCGCTTGTACCACCAATAGTTACTACAAATACTTTTAAAGGGGATAATCCCGTAAAAGGACCCTTGCCAAGGTTAACTTCGGATAATAAATTTACTTCAAATGCTTTGTATGAAAATTCAGGCATTGCGAGTGATTTTGTAACTATCATGAATCCAAATGGTGCTGCGCTAACTGTTTGGGCGTTAAATCCAGGCAATTGGATATGGGGTTATAATTTATTTGATAGCAAACCTTTTGGTGATGCAAGAGTGTGGCAACTCATTGAATTTCCTAATAATAAAGTCATGATTAAAAACGCAAAAACTAACACTTGTTTAAATGCTTATGGAAATGGCATTGTGCATTATCCTTGTGATCAAAGTAATTTTGCACAATATTGGGGTCTTTTTCCTATGAGTAATGGTGCTTATCAAATTCAAAATTATGCTACTCAACAATGTATACAAACAACGGTTGGAAATGTAATGGAGGAGTTTTATTTTAACTATTATAGTATTTATTTGACACCTTGTTTGAAATCAAAAGAAAAAAATTTAGATAGACAATGGAGTATAAGTGCGCCTGCTTTTCAAACAAGATCACCTTATGTTGAAGGAGGGGTATTTTGA
- the surE gene encoding 5'/3'-nucleotidase SurE yields the protein MKEILITNDDGYESEGLKKLIKMLRKHFKAKITIVAPASEKSACSHSITLTKPLRFHKVGKRFYKLDDGTPADCVYLALHALYKKRLPDLVISGINKGANVGEDITYSGTCAGAMEAVLHGIPAIALSQFYKDSQKELDYKLALKLTKKIVKNIFEKGFPLDKKEFLNINFPSSKTAFQGLKICKAGKRIYSYEAHSNTNPRGVEYYWLAAANLDHENEKDSDIALLKQGYATITPIMLDLTAYNQMKNLKKWMKNG from the coding sequence ATGAAAGAAATTTTAATAACAAACGATGATGGCTATGAAAGCGAAGGCTTAAAAAAGCTTATTAAAATGCTAAGAAAGCATTTTAAAGCTAAAATCACCATAGTAGCTCCTGCTAGTGAAAAATCAGCATGCTCGCACTCCATAACACTAACCAAACCTTTAAGATTTCACAAGGTTGGAAAAAGATTTTATAAACTTGATGATGGCACACCTGCAGATTGTGTTTATCTTGCTTTGCATGCTTTATACAAAAAGCGTTTACCTGATCTTGTCATAAGTGGGATTAACAAAGGTGCTAATGTAGGCGAGGATATAACCTACTCAGGAACTTGCGCAGGTGCTATGGAAGCAGTGCTTCATGGAATTCCTGCAATTGCTTTATCACAATTTTACAAAGATAGCCAAAAAGAGCTTGATTATAAACTTGCTTTAAAGCTTACTAAAAAAATAGTCAAAAATATCTTTGAAAAGGGCTTTCCTTTAGATAAAAAAGAATTTTTAAATATCAACTTTCCTTCTAGTAAAACAGCCTTTCAAGGCTTAAAAATTTGCAAAGCAGGTAAAAGAATTTATAGTTATGAAGCACACTCAAATACAAATCCAAGAGGTGTAGAATACTACTGGCTAGCTGCTGCTAATCTTGATCATGAAAATGAAAAAGACTCAGACATAGCACTTTTAAAACAAGGCTATGCCACAATAACACCTATAATGCTTGATCTAACAGCTTATAATCAAATGAAAAATCTCAAAAAATGGATGAAAAATGGATAG
- a CDS encoding ThiF family adenylyltransferase gives MDRYTRIKWLVNEENFIKFQNTKVLVCGLGGVGGICVDALFRSGFSNLTLIDADKFETTNQNRQLHSENIGVEKAKVFERIYNAKGIVGKIDDEFLKSFDLSEFDLIIDAIDDIPAKVALANLVDLKKQIFISSTGGARKLDPTRIKTTSIFKTHGDALAKKFRYELRKSGFKGDFDVVFSDEEAHCKDLGSFMGVTASFGLALASLALRKVLDKKA, from the coding sequence ATGGATAGATACACGCGTATAAAATGGCTTGTTAATGAAGAAAATTTTATTAAATTTCAAAATACCAAAGTTTTAGTTTGCGGACTTGGTGGAGTTGGTGGAATTTGTGTTGATGCGCTTTTTAGAAGTGGCTTTAGCAATCTAACTTTAATCGATGCAGATAAATTTGAAACTACTAATCAAAACCGCCAACTTCATAGTGAAAATATAGGCGTAGAAAAAGCTAAGGTTTTTGAACGCATTTACAATGCCAAAGGTATAGTTGGTAAAATCGATGATGAGTTTTTAAAAAGTTTTGATCTAAGCGAGTTTGATTTAATCATTGATGCGATTGATGATATACCTGCTAAGGTTGCTTTGGCTAACTTGGTTGATTTAAAAAAGCAAATTTTTATCTCATCAACCGGTGGAGCTAGAAAGCTTGATCCAACGCGTATTAAAACGACAAGTATATTTAAAACACACGGCGATGCCCTAGCTAAAAAATTCCGTTATGAGCTTAGAAAATCAGGCTTTAAAGGGGATTTTGATGTGGTATTTTCAGATGAAGAAGCTCATTGTAAAGATCTTGGCTCATTTATGGGTGTGACAGCCTCTTTTGGACTTGCTTTAGCTTCTTTGGCTTTAAGGAAAGTGCTTGATAAGAAAGCTTGA
- a CDS encoding GNAT family N-acetyltransferase, translated as MIRKLDIKDLASCIKLFKQSVSTLCKNDYTKEQIHAWINIDQKAWEEKFQNQLGFVYEEKGQIISFISINLEEKTLDLCFTHASYAHQGYGKALLEFALKNYPYSEIYTFASLSAKNFFLKAGFKIIKENIVIIDQQELKNFLMKKEIK; from the coding sequence TTGATAAGAAAGCTTGATATAAAAGACTTAGCTTCTTGTATCAAGCTTTTTAAGCAAAGCGTATCTACTCTTTGTAAAAATGATTACACAAAAGAACAAATTCATGCATGGATTAATATAGATCAAAAAGCTTGGGAAGAAAAATTTCAAAATCAACTAGGCTTTGTTTATGAAGAAAAAGGTCAAATCATATCTTTTATAAGTATAAATTTAGAAGAAAAAACTCTCGATCTTTGCTTTACTCATGCAAGCTATGCTCATCAAGGTTATGGCAAAGCTTTATTAGAATTTGCTCTTAAAAACTACCCTTATAGTGAAATTTATACTTTTGCTAGCCTTAGTGCTAAAAATTTCTTTTTAAAAGCAGGATTTAAAATCATCAAAGAAAACATTGTTATAATAGATCAACAAGAATTGAAAAATTTTTTAATGAAAAAGGAAATAAAATGA
- the blaOXA gene encoding OXA-493 family class D beta-lactamase, whose product MKKILLLFSLFCSFALANENLKDLFKDYNESGVFIAYDGKDYYSNDFTKANKRILPASTFKIFNALIALNEGIVKDTNEIFYHYKGEKVFLLSWKNDANLALAMQRSQLPAYKELARKIGLEKMQKNLNKLNYGNQKISKIDEFWIDDSLQISLKEQANLLFELANLKLDYPKNIQKEIINIIKLSENSHYEFFAKTGWGKEKYGQIVGFIKDKKTHQIYAFALCMDISDFNKLYLREELAKKYLSNLINLAHKK is encoded by the coding sequence ATGAAAAAAATACTTTTACTTTTTAGTCTTTTTTGCTCTTTTGCTTTGGCAAATGAAAATTTAAAAGATCTTTTTAAAGATTACAATGAAAGTGGAGTTTTTATAGCTTACGATGGCAAGGATTATTATAGTAATGATTTTACAAAAGCAAACAAACGCATCCTACCTGCCTCTACTTTTAAAATTTTCAATGCCCTAATCGCACTTAATGAAGGTATTGTAAAAGATACCAATGAAATTTTTTATCATTACAAAGGTGAAAAGGTATTTTTACTCTCTTGGAAAAATGACGCAAATTTAGCCCTAGCTATGCAAAGATCACAACTACCTGCCTATAAAGAACTAGCTAGAAAAATCGGCTTAGAAAAAATGCAAAAAAACCTAAATAAACTCAACTATGGCAACCAAAAAATAAGTAAAATCGATGAATTTTGGATAGATGACTCTTTACAAATTAGTCTTAAAGAACAAGCAAACTTACTTTTTGAACTAGCAAATCTAAAATTAGATTATCCTAAAAATATACAAAAAGAAATTATAAATATAATAAAACTTAGTGAAAATAGCCATTATGAGTTTTTTGCAAAAACAGGCTGGGGTAAAGAAAAATACGGACAAATCGTAGGTTTTATAAAAGATAAAAAAACTCATCAAATTTATGCTTTTGCTTTATGTATGGATATAAGTGATTTTAACAAGCTTTATCTAAGAGAAGAATTAGCAAAAAAATATCTATCAAATTTAATAAACTTGGCACATAAAAAATAA
- the bioC gene encoding malonyl-ACP O-methyltransferase BioC: MQTFIRAKDTYSANTPVQKDMAKELCKMLSESDFRDFEAVFEFGCGVGVFSKALQESIKFKHYFLNDIYPFENPCKFDEFGVFDMNELKNHHFYTKKFDLIASNACMQWLKIDELLENLASMLSKNGVLLFSTFGEKNFTQIKQSTNLSLEYLTLEQIRQKLSKNFKIIKAKEELKELKFDHTLELFRHLKLSGVNALSDKFFISKAFLKNYEKEFQNTLTYHPLFFMCQVY; the protein is encoded by the coding sequence TTGCAAACTTTCATAAGAGCAAAAGATACTTATAGCGCAAATACACCAGTGCAAAAAGACATGGCTAAAGAGCTTTGTAAAATGCTTAGTGAGAGTGATTTTAGAGATTTTGAAGCGGTGTTTGAGTTTGGCTGTGGGGTAGGGGTTTTTAGCAAGGCTTTGCAAGAGAGCATTAAATTTAAGCATTATTTTTTAAATGATATTTATCCTTTTGAAAATCCTTGTAAGTTTGATGAATTTGGTGTTTTTGATATGAATGAACTTAAAAATCATCATTTTTATACGAAAAAATTTGATCTTATAGCTTCAAATGCTTGTATGCAGTGGCTAAAGATAGATGAGCTTTTAGAAAATCTTGCAAGCATGCTAAGTAAAAATGGGGTTTTGCTTTTTTCTACTTTTGGAGAAAAAAATTTCACTCAAATAAAACAAAGCACTAATTTATCACTTGAATATTTAACTTTAGAGCAAATTAGGCAAAAGCTTTCTAAAAATTTTAAGATCATAAAGGCAAAAGAAGAGTTAAAAGAGCTAAAATTTGATCATACTTTAGAGCTTTTTAGACATTTGAAATTAAGCGGGGTAAATGCTTTGAGTGATAAATTTTTTATAAGCAAGGCATTTTTAAAAAACTATGAAAAAGAATTTCAAAATACCTTGACTTATCATCCTTTATTTTTTATGTGCCAAGTTTATTAA
- a CDS encoding pimeloyl-ACP methyl esterase BioG family protein gives MKTHFLHKNANSSELILFFSGFCSHFSHFAHLKSDVNVLMVYDYTSFDWEFDLHKFEKITLIGFSMGVCVASKILKDIKFDKKIAINGTNLPIDDEFGIKKAIFKLTMKRFVLEDFKANLLEERMSLSDGFYFEKNEHLKAELLSLYEFCTKDLNENFTWDKAIISKEDKIFPPKHAFNFFKEKAMFIDEPHFAFFKYHTWEELCKLS, from the coding sequence TTGAAAACTCATTTTTTACATAAAAATGCAAATTCATCTGAGTTGATTTTATTTTTTTCAGGATTTTGCTCGCATTTTAGCCATTTTGCACATTTAAAAAGTGATGTAAATGTTTTAATGGTGTATGATTATACGAGTTTTGATTGGGAATTTGATCTTCATAAATTTGAAAAAATAACTCTTATTGGCTTTTCCATGGGAGTTTGTGTAGCGAGTAAAATTTTAAAAGATATAAAATTTGATAAAAAAATAGCCATAAATGGTACAAATTTACCTATAGATGATGAATTTGGGATTAAAAAAGCCATTTTTAAACTTACAATGAAAAGATTTGTTTTAGAGGATTTTAAAGCAAATTTGCTTGAAGAAAGAATGAGTTTAAGTGATGGATTTTATTTTGAAAAAAACGAACATTTAAAAGCAGAACTTTTAAGCTTATATGAGTTTTGTACTAAGGATTTAAATGAAAATTTCACTTGGGATAAAGCCATAATTAGCAAAGAGGATAAAATTTTTCCACCAAAACATGCTTTTAATTTTTTCAAAGAAAAGGCAATGTTTATTGATGAGCCACATTTTGCATTTTTTAAATACCACACTTGGGAAGAGCTTTGCAAACTTTCATAA
- a CDS encoding aminotransferase class I/II-fold pyridoxal phosphate-dependent enzyme — translation MQIAQILDALKQQDNFRILRSLGHEGKYVVYNEQKLLNLASNDYLNLSNEKALKQDFLTHLKEFEFSSSSSRSLSGNYAIFDEFESFLEAKLGKKILHFNNGYALNVSCLQALASIKNTLFLADKQVHASIIDGLRLGGAKFIRFKHNDIKHLQSLVQKHYKEFENIIIISEALFSMDGDFAPIKEIINLKKEFKNIKIYIDEAHSIGCFNDDGLGYVKFLGLEKEVDFLVFTFGKTIASMGACMISDEKDFFINKARAFIYSTAIAPINVAWTLHVFKHLHEFNAQRKELLGLSAWFKNALASKGAVLGEAYVISFILGQNALASEISQKLLENGVFAPAIKEPTVAKNTARIRFSLHAGLVKKDLEKVLEVL, via the coding sequence ATGCAAATTGCACAAATTTTAGATGCGTTAAAACAACAAGATAATTTTAGAATTCTACGCTCATTAGGGCATGAGGGAAAATATGTCGTTTATAATGAGCAAAAATTGCTAAATTTAGCGAGCAATGATTATTTAAATTTAAGCAACGAAAAAGCATTAAAGCAAGATTTTTTAACACATTTAAAAGAATTTGAATTTTCTAGTTCAAGTTCAAGAAGCTTGAGTGGCAATTATGCGATTTTTGATGAATTTGAAAGCTTTTTAGAAGCTAAGTTGGGCAAAAAAATTTTGCATTTTAACAATGGCTATGCCTTAAATGTTAGCTGTTTGCAAGCTTTAGCAAGCATTAAAAATACTTTGTTTTTAGCAGATAAGCAAGTGCATGCAAGTATCATCGATGGTTTAAGGCTTGGCGGGGCTAAATTTATAAGGTTTAAACATAATGATATAAAACATTTACAAAGCTTAGTGCAAAAGCATTATAAAGAATTTGAAAATATTATCATCATAAGTGAAGCGCTATTTAGCATGGATGGAGATTTTGCACCTATAAAAGAAATCATAAATTTAAAAAAAGAGTTTAAAAATATCAAAATTTACATCGACGAAGCTCATAGCATAGGGTGTTTTAATGATGATGGTTTGGGTTATGTGAAATTTTTGGGTTTAGAAAAGGAAGTGGATTTTTTAGTTTTTACCTTTGGTAAGACCATAGCTTCCATGGGAGCTTGTATGATAAGTGATGAGAAAGATTTTTTTATCAACAAAGCAAGAGCCTTTATATACTCAACTGCTATTGCACCCATCAATGTAGCTTGGACTTTGCATGTTTTTAAGCATTTACATGAATTTAACGCTCAAAGAAAAGAGCTTTTAGGGTTAAGTGCTTGGTTTAAAAATGCTTTAGCAAGTAAAGGTGCAGTTTTAGGCGAGGCTTATGTGATATCTTTTATTTTAGGGCAAAATGCATTAGCTAGTGAAATTTCACAAAAGCTTTTAGAAAATGGTGTTTTTGCACCTGCTATTAAAGAGCCTACCGTGGCTAAAAATACAGCTAGAATTCGCTTTTCTTTGCATGCTGGGCTAGTGAAAAAAGACTTAGAAAAGGTTTTGGAGGTACTTTGA
- a CDS encoding adenosylmethionine--8-amino-7-oxononanoate transaminase: MNLKELDLKHIWHPCTQMSDHEFLPLIPIKKAKGVYLYDFDEKSYIDCISSWWVNIFGHCNEYINEKIKDQLQNLEHVILAGFSHEPIIKLSQRLCKLLPFDKCFFADNGSSAIEVALKMSFQYHLNNGSKKDKFLSLSNSYHGETLGALSVGDVALYKKTYEPLLLKSITTPVPTNKDYTKELEILESILKNHHHEICAFILEPLLQCAGNIHMYELGYLDEAVKLAKDYGVQVIFDEIATGFGRTGEMFALDYCSQSIDYICLSKAITGGYLPLSVVLTKDEIYEKFYDSYESQKAFLHSHSYTGNALACAAANATLDIFEKENIIAKNKIKSAFIKTQWESLKEFDFLGNFRNLGMVSAFDIQKSKYKRAGLEVFQRALEKGLLLRPLGNTIYFMPPYVINEDEIAYVVQSLREIFKDF, from the coding sequence ATGAATTTAAAAGAACTAGACTTAAAACACATTTGGCACCCTTGCACGCAAATGAGCGATCATGAGTTTTTACCTTTAATACCTATAAAAAAAGCTAAGGGAGTATATTTGTATGATTTTGATGAAAAATCTTACATAGACTGCATTAGCTCTTGGTGGGTAAATATCTTTGGCCATTGTAATGAATATATCAATGAAAAAATCAAAGATCAGCTACAAAACTTAGAGCATGTTATACTTGCAGGCTTTTCGCATGAGCCTATCATAAAGCTTTCGCAAAGACTTTGTAAGCTTTTGCCTTTTGATAAATGCTTTTTTGCAGACAATGGTAGTTCGGCCATAGAAGTGGCTTTAAAAATGAGCTTTCAATACCACTTAAACAATGGCTCTAAAAAGGATAAATTCTTATCGCTTAGCAATTCTTACCATGGAGAAACCTTAGGCGCATTAAGCGTTGGCGATGTAGCACTTTATAAAAAAACCTATGAGCCTTTACTTTTAAAAAGTATCACAACACCTGTGCCAACAAACAAAGACTATACAAAAGAACTTGAAATTTTAGAAAGTATTTTAAAAAATCATCATCATGAAATTTGTGCTTTTATACTTGAGCCTTTACTTCAATGTGCGGGCAATATACATATGTATGAGCTTGGGTATTTAGATGAGGCGGTTAAACTTGCTAAAGATTATGGTGTGCAAGTGATATTTGATGAGATAGCCACAGGTTTTGGACGCACAGGGGAAATGTTTGCGCTTGATTATTGCTCACAAAGTATTGATTATATATGTCTTTCTAAAGCTATCACGGGTGGGTATTTACCACTTTCAGTGGTGCTTACTAAAGATGAAATTTATGAGAAATTTTATGATAGCTATGAGAGCCAAAAGGCCTTTTTACACTCTCACTCTTACACGGGTAATGCCCTAGCTTGTGCAGCGGCTAATGCGACTTTGGATATTTTTGAAAAAGAAAATATCATCGCAAAAAATAAAATCAAAAGTGCTTTTATAAAAACTCAATGGGAGAGTTTAAAAGAATTTGACTTTTTAGGAAATTTTAGAAATTTAGGTATGGTAAGTGCATTTGATATACAAAAAAGCAAATATAAAAGAGCAGGACTTGAAGTCTTTCAAAGAGCCTTAGAAAAAGGCTTGCTTTTAAGACCACTTGGAAATACAATTTATTTCATGCCACCATATGTTATAAATGAAGATGAGATTGCTTATGTAGTGCAGTCTTTAAGAGAAATTTTTAAAGATTTTTGA
- the bioD gene encoding dethiobiotin synthase: MKIYISGIDTDVGKTYLSARLCKELDFDYFKLIQAGTPKDSEVVAEFSPKTKIFKEGVFLKTPASPHKGRILENLSYKAFDIQIPQSDKLIIELAGGLFSPLDDEKTMIDYMSVFKYPTILVAKDYLGSINHTLLSIEALKQRDIKILALILKTQDNFSKDFISNYAKIPIIEFDDKVCEKLSKIFKNFS; this comes from the coding sequence ATGAAAATATACATTAGTGGTATAGACACAGATGTTGGTAAAACTTATCTAAGTGCTAGACTTTGTAAGGAATTGGATTTTGATTATTTTAAGCTTATCCAAGCAGGCACGCCAAAAGATAGCGAGGTAGTAGCTGAGTTTAGTCCAAAAACTAAGATTTTCAAAGAAGGTGTGTTTTTAAAAACCCCTGCTTCCCCGCACAAAGGCAGGATTTTAGAAAATTTAAGCTATAAAGCTTTTGATATACAAATTCCACAAAGTGATAAACTCATCATCGAGCTAGCTGGTGGGCTTTTTTCGCCCCTTGATGATGAAAAAACAATGATTGATTATATGAGTGTGTTTAAGTACCCTACGATTTTAGTAGCAAAAGACTATCTAGGAAGTATCAATCACACTCTTTTAAGCATAGAAGCACTAAAACAAAGGGATATTAAAATCCTTGCTTTAATCTTAAAAACTCAAGATAATTTTAGCAAGGATTTTATAAGCAATTACGCTAAAATTCCTATCATAGAATTTGATGATAAAGTGTGTGAAAAACTTTCAAAAATCTTTAAAAATTTCTCTTAA
- a CDS encoding DMT family transporter: MEWFFLFLATAFEIFGVIIMKQLVSTKNKLYLLALIVCFGFSFGFLSLSMQSIAMSVAYSIWTGAGTAGGVIIGVLFYKESKSFLKLFLIALIIACTVGLKILS, encoded by the coding sequence ATGGAATGGTTTTTTTTATTTTTAGCGACTGCTTTTGAAATTTTTGGTGTGATTATCATGAAACAACTTGTAAGCACTAAAAATAAGCTTTATCTTTTAGCTTTGATAGTGTGTTTTGGTTTTTCGTTTGGGTTTTTAAGCCTTAGTATGCAAAGCATTGCTATGAGTGTGGCTTATTCTATATGGACAGGAGCTGGAACTGCAGGCGGGGTTATCATCGGAGTGCTTTTTTACAAAGAAAGTAAAAGCTTTTTAAAGCTTTTTTTAATTGCTCTTATCATTGCTTGTACTGTGGGTTTAAAAATACTTTCATAG
- a CDS encoding DMT family transporter → MIERTKISSNFGWFMVILGGLVECFWVSGLKYSTEIWHYALTAIGVSISFTCFLKACERLEVSIAYSVFVGIGTVGVVLNEMFIFNELTSITKLALIAILLLSIIGLKIVSKEAK, encoded by the coding sequence ATGATAGAAAGAACAAAAATAAGCTCTAATTTTGGTTGGTTTATGGTTATTTTAGGTGGTTTGGTTGAGTGTTTTTGGGTGAGTGGTTTAAAATACTCAACTGAAATTTGGCATTATGCTTTAACAGCTATTGGTGTAAGCATATCTTTTACATGTTTTTTAAAAGCTTGCGAAAGACTTGAAGTAAGCATTGCTTATAGTGTCTTTGTGGGTATTGGCACAGTTGGAGTGGTGCTTAATGAGATGTTTATTTTCAATGAGCTAACTTCCATTACTAAGCTTGCTTTAATAGCCATTTTGCTTTTAAGTATCATAGGTCTTAAGATTGTAAGCAAGGAAGCTAAATAA
- a CDS encoding isoaspartyl peptidase/L-asparaginase family protein encodes MKFLAGSKKALLVLASLAFLTSNNTFAKDFEPIIVIHGGTSGLGLTKEEFAKREKVMKESLKAGQSILEKGGSSVDAVIAAIKVMEDSPEFNAGKGAVFTSDGFNELDASLMDGKNLKAGAIAMARTIKNPIEAARLVMEKTPHTLIAGEGADKLAKKHGLEIVGQKYFFTEHRYKQLQEAKKSKEVLLDSDKAKAHLGVSTEPYLGTVGAIALDKNGNLAAGTSTGGTTNKMTGRIGDSPIIGAGNYANNDSVAISCTGTGDIYIRVAAAHEVASLYKYKKLSVQKAAEETIKQVAKLGGTGGIISIDKNGKVGYAWTKDKLGMYHGQAKIGEEPKVFWPLGK; translated from the coding sequence ATGAAATTTTTAGCAGGTAGCAAAAAGGCTTTATTAGTATTAGCTAGTTTAGCTTTTTTAACAAGCAATAATACTTTTGCAAAAGATTTTGAACCTATTATCGTTATACATGGTGGAACAAGTGGCTTAGGACTTACTAAAGAAGAATTTGCCAAAAGAGAAAAGGTAATGAAAGAATCCTTAAAAGCAGGTCAAAGCATACTTGAAAAAGGTGGAAGCTCGGTTGATGCGGTTATAGCTGCCATTAAAGTCATGGAAGATAGTCCTGAATTTAATGCTGGAAAAGGCGCTGTTTTTACTTCTGATGGATTTAACGAACTTGATGCATCATTAATGGATGGAAAAAATTTAAAAGCAGGTGCAATTGCTATGGCTAGGACGATTAAAAACCCCATAGAAGCAGCAAGACTTGTTATGGAAAAAACACCTCACACCTTAATAGCAGGCGAAGGTGCTGATAAATTAGCCAAAAAACATGGTTTAGAAATAGTGGGGCAAAAATACTTCTTTACAGAACACAGATATAAACAACTTCAAGAAGCTAAAAAAAGCAAAGAAGTATTACTAGATAGTGATAAAGCAAAAGCTCATCTTGGTGTAAGCACAGAGCCATATTTAGGCACAGTAGGCGCAATAGCTTTAGATAAAAATGGCAATCTTGCAGCGGGCACAAGCACAGGTGGCACTACAAATAAAATGACAGGACGCATTGGGGATTCTCCTATTATAGGGGCAGGAAATTATGCAAATAATGACTCAGTAGCGATTTCTTGTACAGGAACAGGTGATATTTACATAAGAGTAGCTGCAGCTCATGAGGTTGCGTCTTTGTATAAATACAAAAAACTTTCAGTGCAAAAAGCAGCTGAAGAAACTATCAAACAAGTAGCTAAACTTGGTGGTACTGGTGGAATCATCTCAATAGATAAAAACGGAAAAGTTGGCTATGCTTGGACTAAAGATAAACTTGGAATGTATCATGGACAAGCAAAAATCGGTGAAGAACCAAAAGTATTTTGGCCGCTTGGAAAATAA
- a CDS encoding Sua5 YciO YrdC YwlC family protein yields MIYLAQTDTTAGFLSKDLKALNTLKKRPLSQDCLITTAKFSELKKLTRIPSHFKNTIRKSKKTTFLYPNSKAIRVVKDCAHENFLKEFDWLYSTSANLHGKKFDLKWAMQNADKIIDEKFFESGASKIFKLRGVKKVKLR; encoded by the coding sequence ATGATTTATCTTGCTCAAACTGATACAACAGCAGGGTTTTTAAGCAAGGACTTAAAAGCCCTTAATACTTTAAAAAAAAGACCTTTAAGCCAAGATTGTTTGATTACCACAGCTAAATTTAGCGAGCTTAAAAAACTTACAAGAATACCAAGTCATTTTAAAAACACTATTAGAAAATCCAAAAAAACTACTTTTTTATATCCTAATTCTAAAGCAATACGCGTTGTGAAAGATTGTGCTCATGAGAATTTTTTAAAAGAGTTTGATTGGCTTTATTCTACTTCTGCAAATCTTCATGGAAAAAAATTTGATTTAAAGTGGGCTATGCAAAATGCAGATAAAATAATAGATGAAAAGTTTTTTGAAAGTGGAGCCTCAAAGATCTTTAAACTTCGAGGCGTTAAAAAAGTCAAGTTGCGCTAA